In Gemmatimonadetes bacterium T265, one DNA window encodes the following:
- a CDS encoding putative glutathionylspermidine synthase produces MRRLAHLPRAGWQARVESVGLPHHTAADGAPYWDESASYLLTAAEVDALEAATNELHRICLAAVAHVVTEGRWTELAIPAAAVPLVERSWRAAGGAPEPTLYGRFDLAYDAQSPPRLLEYNADTPTALVEAAVAQWYWLQDVDPAGDQFNSIHERLVAAWPDVAGPRGAVHFAAADDVEDSATITYLRDTAEQAGLAAQQLLMSEVGWDAGRRRFVDVDDAPISAAFKLYPWEWMTREAFGPHLLEAAGATRWIEPPWKMLLSNKGILPILWELFPDHPNLLPAYFDEWRLDAYARKPLLSREGANVSLVMFGDEIAHSAGDYGAEGYVYQAIAPLPRFDGRTPVVGAWIVAGEAAGIGIREADGPITTNTSRFVPHRIG; encoded by the coding sequence GTGCGACGACTCGCGCATCTCCCGCGCGCCGGCTGGCAGGCGCGCGTCGAGTCGGTCGGGTTGCCGCACCACACGGCCGCAGACGGCGCGCCCTACTGGGACGAAAGCGCGTCGTACCTGCTGACGGCCGCGGAGGTCGACGCGCTCGAGGCCGCGACGAACGAACTGCACCGGATCTGCCTCGCCGCGGTGGCGCATGTCGTCACCGAAGGGCGGTGGACGGAGCTCGCCATCCCCGCGGCGGCGGTCCCGCTCGTCGAACGCAGCTGGCGGGCGGCGGGTGGCGCCCCGGAGCCGACGCTCTACGGACGCTTCGATCTCGCGTACGACGCGCAGTCGCCGCCGCGGCTGCTCGAGTACAACGCCGACACGCCGACCGCGCTGGTCGAGGCCGCGGTCGCGCAATGGTACTGGCTGCAGGACGTCGACCCCGCGGGCGACCAGTTCAACTCGATCCACGAGCGCCTCGTCGCCGCGTGGCCGGACGTCGCTGGGCCGCGCGGGGCCGTCCACTTCGCCGCCGCCGATGACGTCGAGGACTCGGCCACGATCACCTACCTGCGCGACACGGCGGAGCAGGCCGGGCTCGCAGCGCAGCAGCTCTTGATGTCGGAGGTGGGCTGGGACGCGGGGCGGCGCCGCTTCGTCGACGTCGACGACGCCCCGATCTCGGCCGCGTTCAAACTCTACCCATGGGAATGGATGACTCGCGAGGCGTTCGGCCCGCACCTCCTCGAGGCCGCGGGCGCAACGCGCTGGATCGAGCCGCCGTGGAAGATGCTCCTGAGCAACAAGGGCATTCTCCCGATCCTCTGGGAGCTCTTCCCCGACCACCCCAACCTCCTCCCGGCGTACTTCGACGAGTGGCGCCTGGACGCCTACGCACGCAAGCCGCTGCTCTCGCGTGAGGGCGCGAACGTCTCGCTCGTGATGTTCGGCGACGAGATCGCACACTCTGCGGGCGACTACGGGGCGGAGGGGTACGTCTACCAGGCGATCGCACCGCTCCCTCGCTTCGACGGGCGTACGCCGGTGGTCGGCGCGTGGATCGTCGCCGGCGAGGCGGCCGGCATCGGTATTCGCGAGGCGGACGGGCCGATCACCACGAACACGAGTCGCTTCGTCCCGCACCGGATCGGCTGA